From Mus musculus strain C57BL/6J chromosome 8, GRCm38.p6 C57BL/6J, a single genomic window includes:
- the Nrg1 gene encoding pro-neuregulin-1, membrane-bound isoform isoform X25, which yields MVKDLSNPSRYLCKCPNEFTGDRCQNYVMASFYKHLGIEFMEAEELYQKRVLTITGICIALLVVGIMCVVAYCKTKKQRQKLHDRLRQSLRSERNNMVNIANGPHHPNPPPENVQLVNQYVSKNVISSEHIVEREVETSFSTSHYTSTAHHSTTVTQTPSHSWSNGHTESIISESHSVIMMSSVENSRHSSPAGGPRGRLHGLGGPRECNSFLRHARETPDSYRDSPHSERYVSAMTTPARMSPVDFHTPSSPKSPPSEMSPPVSSMTVSMPSVAVSPFVEEERPLLLVTPPRLREKKYDHHPQQLNSFHHNPAHQSTSLPPSPLRIVEDEEYETTQEYEPIQEPIKKVTNSRRAKRTKPNGHIANRLEMDSNPSSVSSNSESETEDERVGEDTPFLGIQNPLAASLEVAPAFRLAESRTNPAGRFSTQEELQARLSSVIANQDPIAV from the exons AAGCGGAGGAGCTctaccagaagagggtactgaCAATTACTGGCATCTGTATCGCCCTGTTGGTGGTCGGCATCATGTGTGTGGTGGCCTACTGCAAAACCAA GAAACAGCGGCAGAAGCTTCATGATCGGCTCCGGCAGAGCCTTCGGTCAGAACGAAACAACATGGTGAACATAGCGAATGGCCCTCACCATCCAAACCCACCACCAGAGAATGTGCAACTGGTGAAT CAATATGTATCTAAAAACGTCATCTCCAGTGAGCATATTGTGGAGAGAGAAGTGGAGACCTCCTTTTCCACCAGTCACTACACTTCCACAGCTCATCACTCCACGACTGTCACCCAGACTCCTAGTCACAG CTGGAGTAATGGGCACACAGAAAGCATCATTTCAGAAAGCCACTCTGTAATCATGATGTCATCGGTAGAGAACAGCAGGCACAGCAGCCCAGCTGGGGGCCCACGAGGACGTCTTCATGGCCTGGGAGGCCCTCGCGAATGTAACAGCTTCCTCAGGCATGCCAGAGAAACCCCTGACTCCTACAGAGACTCTCCTCATAGTGAAAG GTATGTATCAGCCATGACCACCCCGGCTCGTATGTCACCTGTAGATTTCCACACGCCAAGCTCCCCTAAATCGCCCCCTTCGGAAATGTCTCCACCCGTGTCCAGCATGACGGTGTCCATGCCCTCTGTGGCAGTCAGCCCCTTTGTGGAAGAAGAGAGGCCTCTGCTTCTTGTGACGCCACCGAGGCTACGGGAGAAGAAGTATGATCATCACCCCCAGCAACTCAACTCCTTTCATCACAACCCTGCACATCAGAGTACCAGCCTCCCCCCTAGCCCATTGAGGATAGTGGAGGATGAGGAATACGAAACGACCCAGGAGTATGAGCCAATTCAAGAGCCTATTAAGAAAGTCACCAATAGCCGGCGGGCCAAAAGAACCAAGCCCAATGGCCACATTGCCAATAGGTTGGAAATGGACAGCAACCCAAGTTCTGTGAGCAGTAACTCAGAAAGTGAGACAGAAGATGAAAGAGTAGGTGAAGAtacaccattcctgggcatacaGAACCCCCTGGCAGCCAGCCTTGAGGTGGCCCCTGCCTTCCGTCTGGCTGAGAGCAGGACTAACCCAGCAGGCCGCTTCTCCACACAGGAAGAATTACAGGCCAGGCTGTCTAGTGTAATCGCTAACCAAGACCCTATTGCTGTATAA
- the Nrg1 gene encoding pro-neuregulin-1, membrane-bound isoform isoform X27 translates to MASFYKAEELYQKRVLTITGICIALLVVGIMCVVAYCKTKKQRQKLHDRLRQSLRSERNNMVNIANGPHHPNPPPENVQLVNQYVSKNVISSEHIVEREVETSFSTSHYTSTAHHSTTVTQTPSHSWSNGHTESIISESHSVIMMSSVENSRHSSPAGGPRGRLHGLGGPRECNSFLRHARETPDSYRDSPHSERYVSAMTTPARMSPVDFHTPSSPKSPPSEMSPPVSSMTVSMPSVAVSPFVEEERPLLLVTPPRLREKKYDHHPQQLNSFHHNPAHQSTSLPPSPLRIVEDEEYETTQEYEPIQEPIKKVTNSRRAKRTKPNGHIANRLEMDSNPSSVSSNSESETEDERVGEDTPFLGIQNPLAASLEVAPAFRLAESRTNPAGRFSTQEELQARLSSVIANQDPIAV, encoded by the exons AAGCGGAGGAGCTctaccagaagagggtactgaCAATTACTGGCATCTGTATCGCCCTGTTGGTGGTCGGCATCATGTGTGTGGTGGCCTACTGCAAAACCAA GAAACAGCGGCAGAAGCTTCATGATCGGCTCCGGCAGAGCCTTCGGTCAGAACGAAACAACATGGTGAACATAGCGAATGGCCCTCACCATCCAAACCCACCACCAGAGAATGTGCAACTGGTGAAT CAATATGTATCTAAAAACGTCATCTCCAGTGAGCATATTGTGGAGAGAGAAGTGGAGACCTCCTTTTCCACCAGTCACTACACTTCCACAGCTCATCACTCCACGACTGTCACCCAGACTCCTAGTCACAG CTGGAGTAATGGGCACACAGAAAGCATCATTTCAGAAAGCCACTCTGTAATCATGATGTCATCGGTAGAGAACAGCAGGCACAGCAGCCCAGCTGGGGGCCCACGAGGACGTCTTCATGGCCTGGGAGGCCCTCGCGAATGTAACAGCTTCCTCAGGCATGCCAGAGAAACCCCTGACTCCTACAGAGACTCTCCTCATAGTGAAAG GTATGTATCAGCCATGACCACCCCGGCTCGTATGTCACCTGTAGATTTCCACACGCCAAGCTCCCCTAAATCGCCCCCTTCGGAAATGTCTCCACCCGTGTCCAGCATGACGGTGTCCATGCCCTCTGTGGCAGTCAGCCCCTTTGTGGAAGAAGAGAGGCCTCTGCTTCTTGTGACGCCACCGAGGCTACGGGAGAAGAAGTATGATCATCACCCCCAGCAACTCAACTCCTTTCATCACAACCCTGCACATCAGAGTACCAGCCTCCCCCCTAGCCCATTGAGGATAGTGGAGGATGAGGAATACGAAACGACCCAGGAGTATGAGCCAATTCAAGAGCCTATTAAGAAAGTCACCAATAGCCGGCGGGCCAAAAGAACCAAGCCCAATGGCCACATTGCCAATAGGTTGGAAATGGACAGCAACCCAAGTTCTGTGAGCAGTAACTCAGAAAGTGAGACAGAAGATGAAAGAGTAGGTGAAGAtacaccattcctgggcatacaGAACCCCCTGGCAGCCAGCCTTGAGGTGGCCCCTGCCTTCCGTCTGGCTGAGAGCAGGACTAACCCAGCAGGCCGCTTCTCCACACAGGAAGAATTACAGGCCAGGCTGTCTAGTGTAATCGCTAACCAAGACCCTATTGCTGTATAA
- the Nrg1 gene encoding pro-neuregulin-1, membrane-bound isoform isoform X26 yields the protein MASFYMTSRRKRQETEKPLERKLDHSLVKETKHLGIEFMEAEELYQKRVLTITGICIALLVVGIMCVVAYCKTKKQRQKLHDRLRQSLRSERNNMVNIANGPHHPNPPPENVQLVNQYVSKNVISSEHIVEREVETSFSTSHYTSTAHHSTTVTQTPSHSWSNGHTESIISESHSVIMMSSVENSRHSSPAGGPRGRLHGLGGPRECNSFLRHARETPDSYRDSPHSERYVSAMTTPARMSPVDFHTPSSPKSPPSEMSPPVSSMTVSMPSVAVSPFVEEERPLLLVTPPRLREKKYDHHPQQLNSFHHNPAHQSTSLPPSPLRIVEDEEYETTQEYEPIQEPIKKVTNSRRAKRTKPNGHIANRLEMDSNPSSVSSNSESETEDERVGEDTPFLGIQNPLAASLEVAPAFRLAESRTNPAGRFSTQEELQARLSSVIANQDPIAV from the exons AAGCGGAGGAGCTctaccagaagagggtactgaCAATTACTGGCATCTGTATCGCCCTGTTGGTGGTCGGCATCATGTGTGTGGTGGCCTACTGCAAAACCAA GAAACAGCGGCAGAAGCTTCATGATCGGCTCCGGCAGAGCCTTCGGTCAGAACGAAACAACATGGTGAACATAGCGAATGGCCCTCACCATCCAAACCCACCACCAGAGAATGTGCAACTGGTGAAT CAATATGTATCTAAAAACGTCATCTCCAGTGAGCATATTGTGGAGAGAGAAGTGGAGACCTCCTTTTCCACCAGTCACTACACTTCCACAGCTCATCACTCCACGACTGTCACCCAGACTCCTAGTCACAG CTGGAGTAATGGGCACACAGAAAGCATCATTTCAGAAAGCCACTCTGTAATCATGATGTCATCGGTAGAGAACAGCAGGCACAGCAGCCCAGCTGGGGGCCCACGAGGACGTCTTCATGGCCTGGGAGGCCCTCGCGAATGTAACAGCTTCCTCAGGCATGCCAGAGAAACCCCTGACTCCTACAGAGACTCTCCTCATAGTGAAAG GTATGTATCAGCCATGACCACCCCGGCTCGTATGTCACCTGTAGATTTCCACACGCCAAGCTCCCCTAAATCGCCCCCTTCGGAAATGTCTCCACCCGTGTCCAGCATGACGGTGTCCATGCCCTCTGTGGCAGTCAGCCCCTTTGTGGAAGAAGAGAGGCCTCTGCTTCTTGTGACGCCACCGAGGCTACGGGAGAAGAAGTATGATCATCACCCCCAGCAACTCAACTCCTTTCATCACAACCCTGCACATCAGAGTACCAGCCTCCCCCCTAGCCCATTGAGGATAGTGGAGGATGAGGAATACGAAACGACCCAGGAGTATGAGCCAATTCAAGAGCCTATTAAGAAAGTCACCAATAGCCGGCGGGCCAAAAGAACCAAGCCCAATGGCCACATTGCCAATAGGTTGGAAATGGACAGCAACCCAAGTTCTGTGAGCAGTAACTCAGAAAGTGAGACAGAAGATGAAAGAGTAGGTGAAGAtacaccattcctgggcatacaGAACCCCCTGGCAGCCAGCCTTGAGGTGGCCCCTGCCTTCCGTCTGGCTGAGAGCAGGACTAACCCAGCAGGCCGCTTCTCCACACAGGAAGAATTACAGGCCAGGCTGTCTAGTGTAATCGCTAACCAAGACCCTATTGCTGTATAA